The following proteins are encoded in a genomic region of Candidatus Methylospira mobilis:
- a CDS encoding ABC transporter permease, translating to MNLPRLLPPLLSIAVLIGLWHILSLTLQSPVLPAPLQVWNTLTGEIRSGQLQHHLGATLFRLVISFVIAMSLGSIIGIVLGMHEALNRVFDAWVTIALNVPALVTIILCYVWFGLNETAAVGAVVINKLPNVVVTFREGGRTLDRDLMDMAKAYRFGWLKTLRHVIWPQLFPFAIAAARTGIALIWKIILIVEIMGRSDGMGYQLHLYFQMFNVSGILAYTCAFIVVMQLTEYLLLKPLDARAKRWRK from the coding sequence GTGAACCTGCCTCGTTTACTGCCGCCTTTGCTCTCCATCGCCGTTTTGATCGGTCTTTGGCATATCCTGTCGTTGACTCTGCAGTCTCCGGTACTGCCCGCTCCATTGCAGGTATGGAATACCCTGACTGGAGAAATCCGTTCCGGTCAGTTGCAACACCATCTGGGCGCGACCTTGTTCAGGCTGGTTATCAGTTTCGTGATCGCCATGAGTCTTGGATCGATCATCGGCATCGTGCTGGGCATGCATGAAGCGTTGAACCGCGTATTCGACGCCTGGGTGACGATCGCGCTCAACGTGCCGGCACTGGTCACCATCATTTTATGCTATGTCTGGTTCGGATTGAATGAAACCGCCGCAGTCGGCGCCGTGGTTATCAATAAACTGCCCAATGTCGTCGTCACGTTTCGCGAAGGCGGCCGCACGCTGGACCGCGATTTGATGGATATGGCCAAGGCTTACCGTTTCGGCTGGCTGAAAACCCTGCGTCATGTCATCTGGCCGCAACTGTTTCCGTTCGCGATTGCGGCTGCGCGCACCGGCATCGCGCTGATCTGGAAAATCATTTTGATTGTCGAAATCATGGGTCGCAGCGACGGCATGGGCTACCAGCTGCATTTATACTTTCAGATGTTCAACGTCTCCGGCATACTGGCCTATACCTGCGCATTTATCGTGGTCATGCAACTGACCGAATACCTGCTGCTGAAACCGCTGGATGCGCGGGCAAAGCGATGGCGCAAATGA
- the pyrE gene encoding orotate phosphoribosyltransferase translates to MLPYQQDFIEYAIGCGVLKFGAFTLKSGRSSPYFFNTGMFDSGARLGRLGEFYAQACVAQNIGADILYGPAYKGIPLVSATAIALAKLTGKEIPFAFNRKEAKDHGEGGVLVGAPLNGDVLIVDDVITAGTSVRESVVIIREAGANPCGVLIALDRQERGQGAVSAIDEVRERYALQVFSIVTLSDIVAYLQAEHREQEVDDIAKHRRRYGV, encoded by the coding sequence ATGCTGCCCTACCAACAAGACTTCATCGAATACGCCATCGGCTGCGGCGTACTCAAGTTCGGAGCGTTTACCTTAAAGTCCGGGCGCTCCAGCCCTTATTTTTTCAATACCGGCATGTTCGACAGCGGCGCGCGGCTGGGTCGGCTGGGCGAGTTTTACGCCCAGGCTTGCGTTGCGCAGAACATCGGCGCGGATATACTGTATGGACCGGCTTATAAAGGCATCCCCCTGGTAAGCGCCACCGCGATAGCGTTGGCGAAACTGACCGGAAAGGAGATCCCGTTTGCGTTTAACCGCAAGGAAGCCAAGGATCATGGCGAAGGCGGCGTCCTGGTCGGCGCGCCGCTGAACGGGGATGTGCTGATTGTTGACGATGTAATCACCGCTGGAACTTCGGTGCGCGAATCGGTCGTGATTATTCGCGAAGCCGGTGCAAACCCCTGTGGCGTATTGATCGCGCTGGATCGCCAGGAGCGCGGTCAGGGCGCGGTTTCGGCAATAGACGAAGTCAGGGAGCGCTACGCGCTCCAGGTGTTTTCCATTGTTACGCTGTCCGATATCGTCGCTTATCTTCAAGCGGAGCACCGCGAGCAGGAAGTGGATGATATTGCGAAACACCGCCGGCGCTATGGCGTTTAA
- the cysN gene encoding sulfate adenylyltransferase subunit CysN produces MSHQSDLISADILGYLAQHENKEMLRFLTCGNVDDGKSTLIGRLLHDSKMIYEDQLAAIQKDSLKSGTTGDEVDLALLVDGLQAEREQGITIDVAYRYFSTAQRKFIIADTPGHEQYTRNMATGASTCDLAIILVDARYGVQTQTRRHSFIVSLLGIRHVVVAINKMDLVKFKESVFEQIKQDYSEFAQRLSITDIHFIPLSALKGDNVVNKSEHTPWYRGPSLMELLNTIEISADRNIADVRFPVQWVNRPNLDFRGYSGTLAAGIIKKSAVVMALPSRKASQVKSIVTFDGEQQEAFPGQAITVTLTDEIDISRGDMLVSPEHAPALDSRFNADVVWMAENPLVPGKQYYIKQATRTVTGSVSRIGYRIDVNTLEKSPASQLKLNEIGLCEFALSAPLAFDPYSQCKGTGSFIVIDRLSNVTVGAGMIVSLAERNEMLRPVSRADRIARFGQKPVNFWIQGEQAALVALQLERRLFDRGHACIAITEQASPDLTAQLNKAGLVCICVGGAQTPAESEFDRIIITDALDFDAIIQTIDPRVNFSEEQPDFDI; encoded by the coding sequence ATGTCACACCAATCCGATTTAATCAGCGCCGATATTCTGGGCTACCTGGCGCAGCACGAAAACAAGGAAATGCTGCGCTTCCTGACCTGCGGCAATGTCGACGACGGCAAAAGCACCCTGATCGGGCGCTTGCTGCACGATTCCAAAATGATTTACGAAGACCAGCTCGCGGCAATACAGAAAGACAGCCTGAAATCCGGCACCACCGGCGACGAGGTCGATCTGGCGCTGCTGGTCGACGGCCTGCAGGCCGAGCGCGAACAAGGCATCACCATTGATGTCGCCTACCGCTACTTTTCCACCGCGCAACGCAAATTCATCATCGCCGACACCCCCGGCCACGAGCAGTACACGCGCAACATGGCGACCGGCGCGTCGACCTGCGACCTTGCCATCATACTGGTCGACGCGCGCTACGGCGTGCAGACGCAAACGCGCCGCCACAGTTTCATTGTATCGCTGCTCGGCATCCGCCATGTCGTGGTAGCGATCAACAAGATGGATCTGGTGAAGTTCAAGGAATCGGTTTTCGAGCAGATCAAGCAGGACTACAGCGAGTTTGCGCAACGGTTGTCGATAACGGACATTCATTTTATCCCGCTGTCGGCGCTGAAGGGCGACAATGTCGTCAACAAGAGCGAACACACGCCCTGGTATCGGGGACCGTCGTTGATGGAACTGCTGAACACGATAGAAATCAGCGCGGACCGCAATATCGCAGACGTGCGCTTCCCTGTGCAGTGGGTCAACCGTCCCAACCTCGATTTTCGCGGCTACAGCGGTACGCTGGCTGCCGGCATCATCAAAAAAAGCGCTGTGGTCATGGCCCTGCCTTCGCGCAAGGCCAGCCAGGTCAAATCGATCGTGACTTTCGACGGCGAGCAGCAGGAAGCGTTTCCGGGGCAGGCGATCACCGTCACGCTCACCGACGAAATCGACATCAGCCGCGGCGATATGCTGGTCAGTCCGGAACATGCGCCGGCGCTCGACTCGCGCTTCAACGCCGACGTGGTGTGGATGGCCGAAAATCCGCTGGTTCCCGGCAAACAATATTACATCAAACAAGCAACGCGCACGGTCACCGGCTCGGTCTCCCGCATCGGCTATCGCATTGATGTCAATACCCTGGAAAAATCGCCGGCCTCCCAGCTCAAGCTCAATGAAATAGGACTTTGCGAGTTTGCATTGAGCGCGCCGCTCGCGTTCGATCCCTACAGCCAATGCAAGGGAACCGGCTCCTTTATCGTCATCGACCGCCTCAGCAACGTGACGGTAGGCGCAGGCATGATAGTGAGTCTGGCGGAGCGCAATGAAATGCTGCGTCCGGTCAGCCGCGCGGACCGCATCGCCCGTTTCGGGCAAAAGCCGGTCAATTTCTGGATACAGGGGGAACAGGCGGCGCTGGTCGCGCTTCAGCTTGAACGCAGGCTGTTCGATCGCGGACATGCCTGCATCGCGATCACGGAGCAGGCGTCACCGGATTTGACCGCGCAATTGAACAAGGCCGGTCTGGTTTGTATTTGCGTGGGCGGCGCGCAAACGCCGGCTGAAAGTGAATTCGACCGGATTATAATAACCGATGCACTCGATTTCGATGCGATTATTCAGACGATAGATCCCCGCGTCAACTTTTCCGAAGAACAGCCCGATTTCGATATCTGA
- a CDS encoding AAA family ATPase, whose protein sequence is MTTPPDPSTQNPGLSAAQQEMRRLQAFVRTQIIGQDLLIERMIIALLADGHLLVEGAPGLAKTRAINTLARAIQGDFHRVQFTPDLLPADLTGTEIYRPQDASFHFQQGPLFHNLVLADEINRSPAKVQSALLEAMAERQITVGRTTYALPELFLVMATQNPIEQEGTYPLPEAQLDRFLLYVRIDYPDAEHEREILRLVRAESLGARQAKVPFTFTPVSQSVVFEARREVLNLYMAQPLEEYLLQLVLATRKPEVYGEDIGRWLQYGASPRATIALDRCARARAWLHGRDFVLPEDIQTMAPEILRHRLVLAYEAEAEGVTTDRVIQELLRRVAVP, encoded by the coding sequence ATGACGACACCCCCTGATCCATCGACACAAAACCCCGGACTCAGCGCCGCCCAGCAGGAAATGCGCCGTTTGCAAGCCTTCGTGCGCACCCAGATTATCGGCCAGGATTTGCTGATCGAGCGCATGATCATCGCGCTGCTGGCCGACGGTCATCTGCTGGTGGAGGGCGCGCCCGGACTGGCCAAGACGAGGGCCATCAATACGCTGGCGCGCGCCATCCAGGGCGATTTTCACCGCGTGCAGTTTACCCCCGATCTGCTGCCCGCCGATTTGACCGGCACCGAAATCTATCGTCCGCAGGACGCTTCTTTCCATTTTCAGCAAGGCCCGCTGTTTCACAATTTGGTGCTGGCCGATGAAATCAACCGTTCGCCCGCTAAGGTACAGTCCGCGTTGCTGGAAGCGATGGCCGAGCGCCAGATTACCGTGGGCCGCACCACGTATGCGCTGCCGGAGCTGTTCCTGGTCATGGCCACTCAGAATCCGATAGAGCAGGAAGGCACTTATCCGCTGCCCGAGGCGCAACTGGATCGGTTCCTGCTTTATGTGCGCATCGACTATCCCGATGCGGAGCATGAACGGGAAATACTCCGGCTGGTGCGCGCCGAGTCATTGGGCGCCAGACAGGCCAAAGTTCCATTTACGTTTACGCCGGTCAGCCAGTCCGTGGTATTCGAAGCCCGGCGCGAAGTACTGAACCTTTATATGGCCCAGCCATTGGAAGAATATCTGTTGCAACTGGTGCTGGCGACGCGCAAGCCGGAGGTTTACGGCGAGGATATCGGGCGCTGGCTGCAGTACGGCGCCAGTCCGCGTGCGACCATCGCGCTGGATCGTTGCGCACGCGCGCGCGCCTGGCTGCATGGGCGCGACTTCGTGTTGCCGGAGGATATACAGACCATGGCTCCCGAAATCCTGCGCCACCGTCTGGTGCTGGCCTACGAGGCGGAAGCGGAAGGCGTTACCACCGATCGCGTCATTCAGGAACTGTTGCGCCGCGTTGCAGTGCCATAA
- a CDS encoding transposase — MGETCYLYSDLFQQLDTSPLERGFSVKGQTAYHPRLIVSILIYAYSRAVFSSRQIEKRCREDLPRTKTSRRQSSAMAQMKLRILLRVEWLIFP, encoded by the coding sequence TTGGGAGAAACATGCTATCTCTATAGCGATCTTTTTCAGCAGCTTGACACCTCACCTCTTGAACGTGGTTTCAGCGTCAAAGGACAGACCGCCTATCACCCGCGCTTGATTGTTTCGATCCTGATCTACGCCTATAGTCGCGCTGTTTTCAGCTCCCGGCAGATCGAAAAACGCTGCCGCGAAGACCTGCCGCGCACAAAGACATCGCGCAGACAATCGTCAGCGATGGCCCAAATGAAACTGAGGATTTTGTTGCGGGTAGAGTGGCTCATATTTCCTTGA
- a CDS encoding GNAT family N-acetyltransferase: MTELIEPETGRLRLRLWTPSDRAPFAELNADGRVMKYFTAPLTQAESDAMAERCQALIEQRGWGFWAAELKSTGEFIGFVGLHVPSSKLPFSPCVEIGWRLAFRHWGQGFATEAARAALIVGFDLLGLPEIVSFTALGNLKSRAVMERLGMEESGTFDHPHVAEESGLRRHCLYRLSRGAYGNMEIDGAGSLG; the protein is encoded by the coding sequence ATGACCGAGCTGATCGAACCGGAAACCGGGCGTCTGCGCTTGCGACTATGGACACCCTCCGACCGCGCGCCTTTCGCTGAGTTGAACGCCGACGGGCGTGTAATGAAATATTTTACCGCGCCCTTGACGCAGGCGGAAAGCGACGCGATGGCCGAACGCTGCCAGGCCCTGATAGAACAGCGCGGCTGGGGTTTCTGGGCAGCGGAACTCAAGAGTACCGGTGAATTCATCGGGTTTGTCGGCCTGCATGTACCCTCTTCCAAACTGCCGTTTTCGCCCTGCGTCGAAATAGGATGGCGTCTTGCGTTTCGGCATTGGGGGCAGGGGTTTGCGACGGAAGCGGCGCGCGCTGCTTTGATCGTGGGTTTTGACCTGCTCGGTTTGCCGGAAATCGTTTCTTTCACCGCGCTTGGCAATCTCAAGTCGCGCGCGGTAATGGAACGGCTCGGTATGGAAGAGTCGGGTACATTCGATCATCCTCATGTCGCGGAAGAAAGCGGTTTGCGCAGGCACTGTCTGTATCGTTTGTCGCGCGGAGCGTATGGAAACATGGAAATAGACGGAGCGGGTTCATTGGGCTAA
- the cysD gene encoding sulfate adenylyltransferase subunit CysD: MNDHKQTHLKQLEAESIHIIREVAAEFERPVMLYSIGKDSAVMLHLAMKAFYPGKPPFPLMHVDTNWKFRDMIAFRDQRARELGLNLIIHVNAEGIRQQINPFIHGSKKHTDIMKTEGLKQALDKYRFDAAFGGARRDEEKSRAKERVYSFRDHNHRWDPKNQRPELWQLYNGKINKGESIRVFPLSNWTELDIWQYIYLENIPIVPLYYAKPRPVVDRDGMLIMVDDERMPLLPGEVPQLRKVRFRTLGCYPLTGAVESEASTLPEIIQEMLLTKTSERQGRLIDHDSAGSMEEKKKEGYF, translated from the coding sequence ATGAATGACCACAAACAGACCCATCTCAAACAGCTAGAGGCTGAGAGCATACATATTATCCGGGAGGTCGCGGCAGAATTTGAAAGACCGGTGATGCTGTACTCCATCGGCAAGGACTCCGCCGTCATGCTGCATCTGGCAATGAAGGCCTTTTATCCCGGCAAACCGCCTTTCCCGCTGATGCATGTCGATACCAACTGGAAATTCAGGGACATGATCGCGTTCCGCGATCAGCGTGCGCGCGAACTGGGGCTGAACCTGATTATTCATGTCAACGCGGAAGGCATCCGCCAGCAGATCAATCCGTTCATACATGGCAGCAAGAAACATACGGATATCATGAAAACCGAGGGTCTGAAACAGGCGCTCGACAAATACCGCTTCGACGCAGCCTTCGGCGGCGCGCGCCGCGATGAGGAAAAATCGCGCGCAAAGGAGCGCGTCTATTCATTCCGCGACCACAATCATCGATGGGACCCGAAAAACCAGCGCCCCGAACTGTGGCAGCTCTACAACGGCAAGATCAACAAGGGCGAAAGCATCCGCGTGTTCCCGCTGTCCAACTGGACCGAGCTCGATATCTGGCAATACATCTACCTGGAAAACATACCGATCGTTCCGCTGTATTACGCCAAGCCGCGTCCGGTCGTCGACCGCGACGGTATGCTGATTATGGTCGACGACGAGCGCATGCCGCTGTTGCCAGGGGAAGTGCCGCAACTGCGCAAGGTGCGTTTCCGCACCCTGGGCTGCTACCCGCTGACCGGCGCGGTCGAGTCGGAAGCATCGACGCTGCCCGAAATTATCCAGGAAATGCTGCTGACCAAAACCTCCGAACGCCAGGGCCGCCTGATCGATCACGACTCAGCCGGTTCCATGGAAGAAAAGAAAAAGGAAGGATATTTTTAA
- a CDS encoding ABC transporter ATP-binding protein has protein sequence MAQMTALHIDIRRKRYAGASAAKKSAADQIGNFRLDIAENEFICIFGPSGCGKTTLLNIVSGLDHQFEGVIAGENTAARFSHVFQNPRLLPWRTVRQNIDLAVPKGTSGELVEHLLEETGIAAVQHQYPETLSLGVCRRAALVRAFASRPDFMLLDEPFVSLDAPTARRIRKLLIRLWLENPHGALFVTHDLTEAVTLADRLIFVSAAPMSIVADIRITLPREFRNDNEQVSAFIARIMTQHPQIQTLI, from the coding sequence ATGGCGCAAATGACGGCGCTGCATATCGATATCCGGCGCAAGCGCTACGCCGGGGCAAGCGCGGCAAAAAAAAGCGCTGCCGATCAAATCGGCAATTTCCGGCTCGATATAGCGGAAAACGAGTTCATCTGTATTTTCGGGCCGTCCGGATGCGGCAAAACCACACTGCTTAATATTGTCTCCGGTCTGGATCATCAGTTCGAAGGCGTGATCGCCGGTGAAAACACGGCTGCGCGTTTTTCCCATGTGTTCCAGAATCCGCGCTTGCTGCCCTGGCGCACCGTGCGCCAGAACATCGACCTTGCCGTTCCCAAAGGCACTTCCGGCGAACTGGTGGAACATTTACTCGAAGAAACGGGCATTGCCGCCGTTCAGCACCAGTATCCGGAAACGTTGTCGCTGGGCGTATGCCGCCGCGCCGCGCTGGTGCGCGCGTTTGCGTCTCGGCCCGACTTCATGTTGCTGGACGAGCCTTTCGTTTCTTTGGACGCGCCAACCGCGCGCCGCATACGCAAACTGCTGATCCGGCTATGGCTGGAAAATCCGCATGGCGCGCTGTTCGTCACCCATGATCTGACGGAAGCGGTCACGCTAGCCGACCGGCTGATTTTCGTCAGCGCCGCGCCGATGAGCATCGTTGCCGACATTCGCATCACCCTGCCGCGTGAATTCAGAAACGATAACGAACAAGTCTCGGCATTTATTGCACGGATCATGACGCAGCACCCGCAAATTCAGACCTTGATTTAA
- a CDS encoding peptidylprolyl isomerase encodes MKQPRSLSILLAIGIIAFSPLMQAQEKLPADTVASVNGKAIPELWLKQGLKARAAQGQKDTPELRQAIREDLINREVMSQEADRLRLYDTPEAQAQLAQIHQNFLAGLLINDYQDKHPLSDADVKAAYDKQMAELVNQQQYKLSLITLPNEAEAADVLARLRKGEAFADLAKSKSIDASARNGGSLDWLLPTQVAPVISYVIANLPKGGYSAVPIQTSVGWSIIKVDDKRAFKAPSLEVSKEQIRLALMQKQRNEYLKKLRDAAKVVE; translated from the coding sequence ATGAAACAACCCCGCAGCTTGAGCATTTTGCTTGCTATCGGCATTATTGCCTTTAGTCCCTTGATGCAGGCACAGGAAAAATTACCGGCTGATACCGTGGCAAGCGTCAATGGCAAAGCCATTCCGGAACTCTGGTTGAAGCAGGGTCTCAAGGCCAGGGCTGCGCAGGGGCAGAAAGACACGCCGGAACTTCGCCAGGCAATCAGGGAGGATCTCATTAATCGCGAAGTGATGAGCCAGGAAGCGGACCGGCTGCGTTTATATGATACGCCCGAGGCGCAGGCGCAGTTGGCGCAGATTCATCAGAACTTTCTGGCCGGGCTGCTTATTAACGACTATCAGGACAAACATCCGCTTTCGGACGCTGATGTCAAAGCTGCTTACGACAAGCAGATGGCGGAACTGGTCAACCAGCAGCAATACAAGCTGAGCCTGATTACGCTGCCGAACGAGGCGGAAGCCGCGGATGTGCTGGCGCGTCTCCGTAAGGGCGAGGCTTTTGCCGATCTGGCGAAAAGCAAGTCCATAGATGCCAGCGCCAGGAACGGCGGCAGCCTGGACTGGCTGCTGCCGACGCAGGTCGCGCCGGTAATTTCCTATGTCATAGCCAATCTCCCCAAGGGCGGATACTCGGCGGTGCCGATACAGACGTCGGTGGGCTGGAGTATCATCAAGGTCGACGACAAGCGGGCGTTCAAGGCGCCGAGTCTGGAAGTAAGCAAGGAACAGATACGGCTCGCGCTGATGCAGAAACAACGTAACGAGTACCTGAAAAAACTCAGGGATGCGGCAAAGGTTGTGGAGTGA